Sequence from the Amphiura filiformis unplaced genomic scaffold, Afil_fr2py scaffold_298, whole genome shotgun sequence genome:
aaataatgcatgtattgcatgtgtttttagggtgtttttcttatgctgtgacaatcatgcccaaagacttgtactaagactaatttcagttgacacagtctaatttttggaaaaggcatgtttcattcttataaccaacaatttgataaaagtaacacaaaaaagtgaaaattagagcaaaattttggcatatactcaagattttgaatgcttagacttgttccaagtctgtgatttttgtgactcgattggcaggaaacatgccaaaaatgcatgtttttggctcttttttcaagaaattagtaaaataaatgaactttttcttttatctccagttaggaataactaaaggattaagattgagctatgtttcatttggcagaacttgataatatttttttaatcccaaaaacttagtgctgtatttttctggaatggggagtagtttcTTTCTATGGCCATGTTTACTTACAACCAGCATATATCTCATTGATCTGCTTATAGTCATTCATACTAGCCATCAGAACGGTTGTCTTCACAACTGCAATAAATACAGAAAATTGTACATACACATTAACCGTATAACTCTCTTACTGCTTTTTGGcggaaggaaaggaaagaaggaagagagaagaagaagagaaaagttaTTTTCAGGGGCTCAGTTTTGAACCACAGACCCCCTTTGGAGTGATGAGCAGGTGACCCGAGCCAGCATGCCACAAGCCAACCTatttgtcacaacggtattttctaattgccaaagagggcgcttttcacttgcacaatttttttgagacaagcTGTATATGCGTTCGATGGATTATGCAATTGGGATACTTGGATTTCCAGTTGCTTTGTGCTGTATTTAATATGTTGTATTACACAGGGTGATAAGAGTTTAGAATATTGATTCTTACAATAGTCTCACTTTGCAGGAATATTCAAAACTGCACCCTCTAATGCAAAAAAGTGTGCTGAAATCTGTGCACCAAGTGAAATTTTAAGAGGCAAAATATTGTGCTCAGCttccattaagggaaggggtatgaacgtttggacagtatttattgtgggacattagagcacatcagacatatcaaattgcattctgaatacaaagaatggccttagcttctgatatcaaataagtttgattttttgaaatttgcaatgtaatacacattttatgacgttatggcaaatcattaaaaattgatatttttgatacttaacagtgctcaagtaaactttataaatctgatgatttatacttaaagtgtatgtaggtgggatgaaaagccgacgatcaattgaaaattttgacctttcagattgaagatatggatttttttcccaaaacaccaaaacaaaattaggtcttttgggggaaaaaaatccatatcttcaatatgaaaggtcaagtttttcaatttttcgtctgcttttcctcccagctacatacattttaagactatatcattaaatttataaaatttactttgaggactgttatatctccaaaatgtgaaaaataacaaaatttaataatttgtcataaaatttgtattttatcgtgaatttcataaaatgaaaattatttgatatcagaaagacattcttcgtattcagaatgcaattcgataggtctgatgtgctctcatgtcccacaaaaaatactgccgaaacgctcaaaacgctcattccagttcccttaaggcaCTTACTGTGTGAAATGttacaattttacatgaattcAGCAATAATCAGAAAGAATTTTGATATATATGACAGGCTGCATCGAAGAAAGATGAAATCAaaatatgtgacccaatctgatccactcaggctaaagttggaaattttgaaaattgaattaccACCATTACTAATAACATGCTCAatacctacacttactgatgttcAATCCCCAGgcctcttgaatacttggttgcaaagtaatAAAccttttatctcagtttcaatattgctgactttagcctgattTCTGGTCACATAATGTTATCTGTTTTGGTCCAGTATTTGAAACTGAGGGCAAAAATGAAATAATCATGGTAGAACTGCACAccaaattgggctaccaaatagcAGGTTTTATAACACTAtatccaaaatgggcaaaagtgtAGCTTGCTAAAAGACACTGAAGTTCACTTAATAGTAAACAATTGGGTAAAGCATTGTTATTGTATCATACTTTCATCACCTCTACCGTATATCTCACACATACCATTGTTGTAATCAATACCCTGGTCTTCCAAGATCTTGCCAATATTCTTCAGCACCTGCAACAATTAAAACATAAGGTATGGTATTCAAGCTAACTTGAAGTGGTAAAAGCCCAGGGGGgattcagtacaaatgaccatacggggatgtaCCGCAAACAGGCTAGGGGTAGCATTTTAGAccctttggtatatcaatggcccctttttctaggccaattttggtgtaTGGAGGGTCCTTTTTCAAATTTGTCTTAATTAtatttggaaaatagcccaattttgcatcCGTCTAGTCAAAATAAACTATGACAATTTTCCTGGCCTGACACATACAGGTTATTAGCTATCAAGTAATCTTCTTACCTGATGACATTGTTGCTCTACGCCTTCTACCAGTTTACCAGTGCTGGGGTCAATACCGACCTGACCTGACACATACAGGGTGTTAGCTATCAAGTAATCTTCTTACCTGATGACATTGTTGCTCCACTCCTTCTACCAGTTTACCAGTGCTGGGGTCAATACCAACCTGACCTGACACATACAGGGTGTTAGCTATCAAGTAATCTTCTTACCTGATGACATTGTTGCTCCACTCCTTCCACCAGTTTACCAGTGCTAGGGTCAATACCGACCTGACCTGACACATACAGGATGTTAGCTATCAAGTAATCTTCTTACCTGATGACATTGTTGCTCCACTCCTTCAACCAGTTTACCAGTGCTAGGGTCAATACCGACCTGACCTGACACATACAGGGTGTTCCCAACAGCAACTGCTTGActatagaacaaaaaaaaaaaagacacatttttttagtttttcaatcttgccaaaatttgacattcATTGTAACTTCTTTACTATCAGAACTTGGTCACTTTGATTTTTAAGTAACTTGGTACTTCATATCAATCTGGACACAAATCTTCCTAATTTCTTGATGGCTGCCCTGCTCATCTggaggatcataaaaatcataaaaattcagctttttggtactttttgttaTAGTGTCATACTACAATGTAGGCCTGCATAGATGTGCTGGCATAGCCTGCTACACTGGGCTTCAATTTTGTCAATACTCCAGTGCTGTTTTTACCCTATTTTgccacatttttcatttcaaaaatacctgatGACAATTTATtgtaatgatttatccttcacttttaggtaaATTTATGtaccgtaggcctacattttttttttacacattcaCTGGGTGGATCACTGAATATTAGCCAAAATGAGCCGGAAGGAAGTCTTCAATGGAAAATATCAGGAAAGTTGAAATATGCTTTCTAAGTTTAAATCTGCACAATGTTCTGAAGTTGATTTTAAAAATGGTCAACAAATCAGGAAACCATTGACAAAGTATGAAGAAAACTGAAAGGTTACATCCATGATGAGACCGCATAATCAAGGCACTCGTATTCCTGCAGGCACAAGTCTCTCCTCACAACTCAAATGAAAATTCATTAATAACTTGAAAAACATTTCATCTAAAAGTGCAAAAAAATGGATATTGACATGTCTGACATTTTGagagttgatatttttgattatttctatctcaattttcaattataaCTTTAATACCTGTAAGtgccatttggtcattttaaaacaatCTTAAATTTGTGACCTTGATTCTTGTTTAGATCCTCCAGTGGTTCGGGCACCCCCCTTTGTGCGCTTTCTTGGGTGTTTTGCTTCAAGTGTGCGTTCGAAACTCAAAGTTTGGCACTCCGGACAACATGGCCGATCTGGACACGAAACAAGTTTTTCTACAGTACTTTTACTCGTGTTTGAATGGGAAAACCCGTGTGATTGTGTTCATTTCAAGAGCATTTACAAGTACAAGAATGCAAGATGTCAAGGTTGTTGCTATTTAGCCTATAATAAATGCATAATATTCATGATATACTTGAAACAAAACTCTGTGTCGTATCGCTCTGCGTGGATTCGTTGTTTTGATATACCGTGACCCCGGGATTTGTGAAGCGTAAAATCTTGGAGCAGATAACTGTGTCGTGAGTCAAATAATCAAGTTTTCCTGAAGGGTGAAAGGTCCGGAGCCCCTTCAATACCGTACtacaagcctcgaaataagcaggcacccaagAGCCATTTACccatggtcataacattttggttcctggtccacaccaaaatcaagtgaaccaggctctacatttaaaCAAACAtttagagcctggtagttaaactggtttttgtatttaatgtgtacaattaaaaTCGAAATGACtcctagctctttaaaaatggctcctggttcactagataatcacaggaccaggagccgctttttccaaatgtgtggctcctggtccagatctgcttatttcgaggcttgccGTACTATTTTAAGTTTTTGCCGAAATGAACAAATGACGAGGGTGGGTGACTGGCCAGAAACTTGCCAGAAACTTTCATTTTATAATAGCAAAACATACCTGATTGGGGCTACAGCAGAAACTCTTGGTGCACCAGCAGTATCTACAACCCTTCTTATATTTGCTGCCATGATGTATCCAGTGCTACTTAATTATAGATGATGAGTTAAAAGTTCAATATCAGCTCATGAATACTCAAGCTGACATTgaccaaagtctaaaaaaatatgtttactAATTGATAACACAAGGCGGGCATTGTGTGTTATGTTACTTGTgctacttaatgctctgcgtgctagccatgcgcttcaacggaaaaaaattggaagttttgaaatattttctcaaaatatcatcaagggctatcttaagaactactcgaccaatactaggcttgttggtacccggtactcattttaatgcatttttcatgcttattccaaatatggttatgaaaattaaataactgaaatttttgaattaaaaaaaaattgaaacttgtcgtctgcagtcgacaccagcgtgaagagagttaatattaGGCTGTATATAaaattgctcattgcacaggtaaaacagagtagacacaagtgcagtgtgtatttaaccagagaagatctgatgtaacatagttgagctgttttcattgagtgttatcttggtttaatagcttttaatggggtttacatgtaagtccttcaaaggtcgtggtgaattctactgtagacatgactgcatcatgattattttaaagtcaacaacattcaacaatatgatcaccgtgatagtatgacagtatcagtaccgtgggtgtcagtgatcctggcctgacagagtagacaaacaaacaaacaattaacacgccacacacatgacacaagcatgcaaggtaacattgactatacactaatcaaacaatggtattgatcctgtacaactggtcgtggtttatttacaatcgattcatttaaaatccccatagtaaacattaattttggcaagagttttctctctctgactctggaacgaggatgcatccactggctccgcgtaatgaaaagatctaacatgattggtcaatttagctccgctgaagcgaaaagtaagctacgcgtagcagctccacgtcacgttgtggcggttacggccagccatatactgatcatgcaaaaatcgtaaaaacatagaatagaaacagtgtggcaggctctcaaaatctcaaattgtatgcttagcctgactcgctcggcctatctcgaacaaaatcacactatgcgtagctgttgaaaaacgtgaggattcatcgtactatcacggcaattttgacacgaagatatagggacgatgacggtgtgtggaatacaatgcaattttgttaaaatgaaaatctGACCCATGATCTCATCTGAGCTGATAGCCTATTCATGTATTCCATGAAAGTctcaatatttaatatttataggCTACATAGAGAGTCAGACATAGGCAGACATTAAATAAAATACATACATGACTAAATATTATAATTTAGCTTTTAAACAAAACTTAAGCTAAGCTTCAACCAATGCCCGGAACCAATGGATGTCAACTCAATTCAATCGACAAGTGATAAAATTGGTCCCAAAATTGTGAGTATTCAGCCTTCACACTTTCGGTCAAAGGTCACATCACATGTGAATACATGAGAATTTCAGACGATGAGTGCATATTTACCTGTACGGACCGACAGCTTTCGGTGCAGCAGCAGTGTTTACAATCCTTCTTACAATACCTGCCATGCCGCAATTTTTTTAGACAAAATCTCAGCTGATCTTGATCATTCAGCAAAGTAAACACGTTTTAGAGATGAGGCACGTtggagggcgcacaccactaaataatcttcccattgaaacacgtgtaaaaacaccgggtttctttgctcattttgaggccttttgggctcgttttaaaatattttatgatgaccagtcgattgcaaatcgatgaaagtttaacatatgtttcaatgtataggggttcttccatctcgttttcgcgCGAGGAGGgagcgaacagcgccctcactgttttttttttgctttcgagactgcaaacccgattctgccattttttaattcgcggacctattttctcaataattataaaatgcgactttttggcgactcaaatttatgtataggctttacacttttatttaagctataattcgccactctttctgattaataagtctacagaccagcccaaaatacctcaaaaagtttctgttttttaccggaactcattagggttacacaaatgtcGCATTTATTTATTGGTGTgtccccttcaaggaataatgatgttcataaaatcgaatttttaaatatttttcttgaaatataaaatgttttgagtaaaacactcaaggtttgagtgctctgtgacatccacatcaagagaaatgtcctatcaaagatacatggtgcattccaaaaatgtgcacattttcaacattttgaccatttgtgcttatttcctagatttgcattaaataccaattctcaacatatagttttagaccgtttatctgctaaaaccgctttaaaatgaaaagaaattaggtttcataatggcaaaggtctatatattaatgattttacaacaatcacccccctataaaataattaagatttgagaggtttaaagacttgtgccgatttgtcaccttaagacaattttgcttcaaatctgagaaatattagatttctcacaatttttgacagtttctttaactttgaaggcctctgagagaataaacttagcgcgacttgcatctaaaacgcattaaatatattcactaacataaaaactatctatataaatcaaaaaccgcaatttaatcgaaagccaacttcaattttggctgaatctctcaagagcacgattttacgcctaggcccttcaaggaataatgatgttcataaaatcgaatttttaaatatttttcttgaaatataaaatgttttgagtaaaacactcaaggtttgagtgctctgtgacatccacatcaagagaaatgtcctatcaaagatacatggtgcattccaaaaatgtgcacattttcaacattttgaccatttgtgcttatttccctagatttgcattaaataccaattctcaacatatagttttagaccgtttatctgctaaaaccgctttaaaatgaaaagaaattaggtttcataatggcaaaggtctatatattaatgattttacaacaatcacccccctataaaataattaagatttgagaggtttaaagacttgtgccgatttgtcaccttaagacaattttgcttcaaatctgagaaatattagttttctcacaatttttgacagtttctttaactttgaaggcctctgagagaataaacttagcgcgacttgcatctaaaacgcattaaatatattcactaacataaaaactatctatatatttcaaaaaatcgcaatttaatcgaaagccaacttcaattttggctgaatctctcaagagcacgattttacgcctaggcccttcgaagggcgcacaccactaaataatcttcccattgaaacacgtgtaaaaacaccgggtttctttgctcattttgaggccttttgggctcgttttaaaatattttatgatgaccagtcgattgcaaatcgatgaaagtttaacatatgtttcaatgtatggggttcttccatctcgttttcgcgctaggaggccgcgaacagcgccctcactgttttgacatgctctcaagactgcaaacccgattctgccattttttaattcgcggacctattttctcaataattataaaaatgcgactttttggcaactcaaatttatgtataggctttacacttttatttaagctataattcgccactctttctgattaataagtctacagaccagcccaaaatacctcaaaaagtttctgttttttaccggaactcattagggttacacaaatggcgcattgatttagtggtgtgccccttcaaggaataatgatgttcataaaatcgaatttttaaatatttttcttgaaatataaaatgttttgagtaaaacactcaaggtttgagtgctctgtgacatccacatcaagagaaatgtcctatcaaagatacatggtgcattccaaaaatgtgcacattttcaacattttgaccatttgtgcttatttccctagatttgcattaaataccaattctcaacatatagttttagaccgtttatctgctaaaaaccgctttaaaatgaaaagaaattaggtttcataatggcaaaggtctatatattaatgattttacaacaatcacccccctataaaataattaagatttgagaggtttaaagacttgtgccgatttgtcaccttaagacaattttgcttcaaatctgagaaatattagatttctcacaatttttgacagtttctttaactttgaaggcctctgagagaataaacttagcgcgacttgcatctaaaacgcattaaatatattcactaacataaaaactatctatataaatcaaaaaccgcaatttaatcgaaagccaacttcaattttggctgaatctctcaagagcacgattttacgcctaggcccttcaaggaataatgatgttcataaaatcgaatttttaaatatttttcttgaaatataaaatgttttgagtaaaacactcaaggtttgagtgctctgtgacatccacatcaagagaaatgtcctatcaaagatacatggtgcattccaaaaatgtgcacattttcaacattttgaccatttgtgcttatttccctagatttgcattaaataccaattctcaacatatagttttagaccgtttatctgctaaaaccgctttaaaatgaaaagaaattaggtttcataatggcaaaggtctatatattaatgattttacaacaatcacccccctataaaataattaagatttgagaggtttaaagacttgtgccgatttgtcaccttaagacaattttgcttcaaatctgagaaatattagttttctcacaattttgacagtttctttaactttgaaggcctctgagagaataaacttagcgcgacttgcatctaaaacgcattaaatatattcactaacataaaactatctatataaatcaaaaaccgcaatttaatcgaaagccaacttcaattttggctgaatctctcaagagcacgattttacgcctaggcccttcgaagggcgcacaccactaaataatcttcccattgaaacacgtgtaaaaacaccggttttctttgctcattttgaggccttttgggctcgttttaaaatattttatgatgaccagtcgattgcaaatcgatgaaagtttaacatatgtttcaatgtatgggggctcttccatctcgttttcgcgctaggaggccgcgaacagcgccctcactgtttttgacatgctctcaagactgcaaacccgattctgccatttttaattcgcggacctattttctcaataattataaaaatgcgacttttttatgactcaaatttatgtataggctttacacttttatttaagctataattcgccactctttctgattaataagtctacagaccagcccaaaatacctcaaaaagtttctgttttttaccggaactcattagggttacacaaatggcgcattgat
This genomic interval carries:
- the LOC140145465 gene encoding 2-iminobutanoate/2-iminopropanoate deaminase-like isoform X2; translated protein: MAGIVRRIVNTAAAPKAVGPYSQAVAVGNTLYVSGQVGIDPSTGKLVEGVEQQCHQVLKNIGKILEDQGIDYNNVVKTTVLMASMNDYKQINEIYAGYFKAPYPARAAYQVACLPLNCQVEIECIAILGKIIDDTSSGGKL
- the LOC140145465 gene encoding 2-iminobutanoate/2-iminopropanoate deaminase-like isoform X1 — its product is MAANIRRVVDTAGAPRVSAVAPISQAVAVGNTLYVSGQVGIDPSTGKLVEGVEQQCHQVLKNIGKILEDQGIDYNNVVKTTVLMASMNDYKQINEIYAGYFKAPYPARAAYQVACLPLNCQVEIECIAILGKIIDDTSSGGKL